In Geotalea uraniireducens, one genomic interval encodes:
- a CDS encoding DUF502 domain-containing protein: MEKVIAHLRGRFVTGLVIVVPLGITLFILKFLFNFADGILGSYLDRLFIALTHHDYYVPGLGMLTGAVVIYGTGLVATNVLGRRVLAWWDKVLARIPLVKSIYTSSKQLTQVFQEGKTSYRRAVFVEWPRPGVRAVGFVTAEVDRNGERLVVVYVPTMPNPTSGFALFFREEEVQESGMSVEEAVKFVVSGGVVVP; encoded by the coding sequence ATGGAGAAAGTCATTGCCCATCTTCGGGGACGATTCGTCACCGGGCTGGTCATCGTTGTCCCGCTTGGCATCACCCTGTTCATCCTCAAGTTCCTCTTCAATTTTGCCGACGGCATCCTCGGGAGCTATCTCGACCGGCTGTTCATCGCCCTGACCCACCATGACTACTATGTGCCGGGGCTCGGGATGCTGACCGGCGCGGTGGTGATCTACGGGACCGGGCTGGTGGCGACCAACGTGCTCGGCCGACGGGTGCTCGCCTGGTGGGACAAGGTGCTGGCGCGCATCCCGCTCGTCAAGTCGATCTACACCTCCAGCAAACAGCTGACCCAGGTGTTCCAGGAGGGGAAGACCTCCTACCGGCGGGCAGTTTTTGTCGAGTGGCCCCGGCCGGGGGTGCGCGCGGTCGGCTTCGTCACCGCCGAAGTCGACCGGAACGGCGAGCGGCTGGTGGTCGTCTACGTGCCGACCATGCCGAACCCGACTTCAGGCTTTGCCCTGTTCTTTCGCGAGGAGGAGGTGCAGGAGAGCGGGATGAGCGTGGAAGAGGCGGTGAAATTCGTCGTCTCGGGCGGGGTGGTGGTGCCGTGA
- the pnpS gene encoding two-component system histidine kinase PnpS: protein MRFPIQWKLMASYLLLVLMIGGSFFFYLDHTLATHLEQEIRDNLQSEARLARLIALRDFNDLNRDAPAVAATISREIRARVTIIRGDGTVAGDSDVTPENLPNLENHLHRPEVQEALKSGQGSSIRYSATIRTPMLYVALPLQASSGERGILRLALPLTAIEAARASIRTLLGISVVISLLIALCLSYVLSRVTSRSLRTMTMLATQIGRGNYSRRIPVSTRDEVGELAGVMNEMAAQIQQNLERISAERNRLDTILTSMGEGLMVTDAQGRITLVNPAFCRLFSLAENVEGRQVIEIARNPALNEAFRAVSASGSERLEEMTLHLGEDTHLLTHWVPLREEGVLQGIVAVFHDITDLKKLENIRRDFVANVSHELRTPVTVIKGYGEALLGGTLENDPERARRFVEIIYSHSERLADLIGDLLTLSQLESGTLTLDLTPLQIERAAGHAAGLLEQKAGRKQITINTAALAGAPAILADPGRLEQVLINLLDNAIKYTPASGTISFITAEENGMLRIGVRDTGIGIPPKDLPRIFERFYRVDAARNRDEGGTGLGLSIVKHIVQLHGGTVAVESEPGKGSTFWISLRKA from the coding sequence GTGAGATTTCCGATCCAGTGGAAGCTGATGGCTTCCTACCTGCTGCTCGTCCTTATGATCGGCGGCTCTTTCTTTTTCTATCTCGACCACACCCTCGCCACCCACCTGGAACAGGAAATTCGCGACAACCTGCAGAGCGAAGCGCGGCTCGCCCGACTGATCGCCCTCCGCGATTTCAACGACCTCAATCGTGACGCCCCCGCTGTTGCCGCCACCATCTCGCGGGAGATTCGCGCCCGGGTCACCATCATCCGCGGCGACGGCACGGTGGCCGGCGACTCGGACGTGACGCCGGAAAACCTGCCGAACCTGGAGAACCACCTCCACCGTCCGGAAGTGCAGGAAGCGCTGAAGTCCGGCCAGGGGAGCTCGATCCGCTATTCGGCCACCATCAGGACGCCGATGCTGTATGTCGCGCTCCCATTGCAGGCGAGCAGCGGCGAACGGGGCATCCTCCGCCTCGCCCTGCCGTTGACCGCCATCGAGGCCGCCCGGGCAAGCATCCGGACCCTGCTCGGCATTTCAGTCGTCATCTCGCTGCTCATCGCCCTCTGCCTCAGCTATGTCCTCTCCCGGGTCACCTCCCGGTCGCTCCGAACGATGACGATGCTCGCCACCCAGATCGGCCGGGGGAATTACAGCCGACGCATCCCCGTTTCCACCCGCGACGAGGTGGGGGAACTGGCTGGAGTGATGAACGAGATGGCCGCCCAGATCCAGCAGAACCTGGAACGGATATCCGCCGAGCGGAACAGGCTCGACACGATCCTGACCAGCATGGGTGAGGGGTTGATGGTGACCGATGCGCAAGGAAGGATCACCCTGGTCAATCCCGCCTTCTGTCGGCTCTTTTCGCTGGCGGAAAACGTGGAGGGGCGCCAAGTCATTGAAATCGCCCGCAACCCCGCCCTCAACGAGGCCTTCCGCGCCGTCAGCGCCTCCGGCAGCGAGCGGCTCGAAGAGATGACCCTCCACCTGGGAGAGGACACCCATCTGTTGACCCATTGGGTGCCGCTGCGCGAAGAAGGGGTGCTGCAGGGGATCGTCGCGGTCTTCCACGACATCACCGATCTGAAGAAGCTGGAAAACATCCGCCGCGACTTCGTCGCCAACGTTTCCCACGAACTCCGGACCCCGGTCACGGTGATCAAGGGGTACGGGGAAGCGCTGCTCGGCGGGACCCTCGAAAACGACCCGGAACGGGCACGGCGCTTCGTCGAGATCATCTACAGCCACTCGGAGCGGCTCGCCGACCTGATCGGCGACCTGCTGACCCTCTCCCAACTGGAATCGGGGACCCTGACCCTCGATCTGACGCCGCTGCAGATCGAACGGGCGGCAGGCCATGCCGCAGGCCTCCTGGAACAGAAGGCGGGCCGGAAGCAGATCACCATCAATACCGCGGCCCTGGCCGGCGCACCGGCGATCCTCGCCGATCCCGGCCGGCTGGAGCAGGTGCTGATCAACCTGCTCGACAACGCCATCAAATACACGCCGGCGTCAGGAACGATCTCCTTCATCACCGCCGAAGAAAACGGCATGCTCCGGATCGGCGTCAGGGACACCGGCATTGGCATCCCGCCCAAGGACCTGCCGCGGATATTCGAACGGTTCTACCGGGTGGATGCCGCCCGTAACCGGGACGAGGGGGGGACCGGCCTCGGCCTGTCGATCGTCAAGCATATCGTTCAGCTGCACGGCGGCACGGTGGCGGTGGAAAGCGAGCCGGGCAAGGGCTCGACCTTCTGGATATCCCTCCGCAAGGCCTGA
- a CDS encoding response regulator — translation MKNILIIEDERDLAELVAFNLEKEGYRTVVTLDGTGGMEAARSQLPDLIILDLMLPGMMGTEICKVLKKSEKTSHIPIIMLTARGEEIDRVVGFEVGADDYVVKPFSTRELLLRVKAVLRRANPEKSEGKIIVIGQITIDTERHLVTIGDEEIILTTTEFKLLLNLAERLGRVQSRDTLLKNVWGYNYVGDTRTVDTHITRLRTKLGTAGELIKTVRGFGYKMEEM, via the coding sequence ATGAAAAATATTCTGATTATCGAAGACGAACGCGACTTGGCCGAACTGGTAGCCTTCAATCTGGAAAAGGAGGGATACCGCACCGTTGTCACCCTCGATGGGACCGGCGGCATGGAGGCGGCCCGCAGCCAGCTTCCCGACCTGATCATTCTCGACCTGATGCTGCCCGGGATGATGGGGACGGAAATCTGCAAGGTGCTGAAAAAATCGGAAAAGACCTCCCATATCCCCATCATCATGCTGACTGCCCGCGGCGAGGAGATCGACCGGGTGGTGGGATTCGAGGTGGGGGCCGACGATTACGTGGTGAAGCCGTTCTCGACGCGGGAACTGCTGCTGCGGGTGAAGGCGGTGTTGCGCCGGGCCAATCCGGAGAAGAGCGAAGGGAAAATCATCGTCATCGGCCAGATAACCATCGATACGGAACGACACCTGGTGACGATCGGCGACGAGGAGATCATCCTCACCACCACCGAGTTCAAGCTGCTCCTCAACCTGGCAGAACGGCTCGGCCGGGTGCAGAGCCGGGATACCCTCTTGAAGAACGTCTGGGGGTACAACTACGTCGGCGATACCCGCACCGTCGACACCCATATCACCAGGCTGCGGACCAAGCTGGGGACGGCGGGGGAACTGATCAAGACCGTCCGCGGCTTCGGCTACAAAATGGAGGAGATGTGA
- a CDS encoding AMP-binding protein yields MSQQLDFTLGALLEHVAATYPDNDALVYPERGLRYSYRAFNEICRQVAKGLLRLGVKKGDHVSIWAYNVPEWVILQFATAKIGAVLVTVNTSYKSAELHYLLDQSDTSTLFLVGSFKDTDYVATLNEVVPELAAAEPGRLASARLPHLRRVVFIGDETPPGMSNFREILSLGEAAADTELAAVEATLDRHEVINMQYTSGTTGFPKGVMLTHFNVINNGFNIGECMKFTERDRLCIPVPFFHCFGCVLGVMASVTHGTTMVPVETFDPLRVLQTIEKERCTAVHGVPTMFIAELEHPDFASFDLSSLRTGIMAGSVCPIEVMKRAVKDMNLTEITSVYGQTESSPGITQTRTEDSIELRVSTVGRALPGAEVKIVDIETGAELPPGKQGELCARGYMVMRGYYKMPEETAKVIDTDGWLHTGDLAIMDENGYCKITGRIKQMIIRGGENIYPREIEEYLYTHPGISDVQVYGVPDRKYGEQVMAAVIVKKGTTLTEDDIRNYCRGRIANYKIPKYIKFVDTYPMTASGKIQKFKLREMAIKELGLGDDGEPV; encoded by the coding sequence ATGAGCCAGCAGCTTGATTTTACGCTTGGTGCCCTGCTAGAGCACGTTGCCGCGACCTATCCCGACAACGATGCCCTGGTCTATCCCGAGCGCGGCCTCCGCTACAGCTATCGCGCCTTTAACGAGATTTGCCGCCAGGTGGCCAAGGGACTGCTCCGGCTCGGGGTCAAGAAGGGCGATCATGTCTCGATCTGGGCCTATAACGTCCCGGAATGGGTCATTCTGCAGTTCGCCACGGCAAAAATCGGTGCCGTCCTGGTCACCGTCAACACCAGCTACAAATCGGCGGAGCTCCACTATCTGCTCGACCAGTCCGACACCAGTACGCTGTTCCTGGTCGGTTCGTTCAAGGATACCGATTATGTGGCGACCCTTAACGAAGTCGTGCCGGAGCTGGCGGCGGCGGAGCCTGGCCGGCTGGCGAGCGCCAGGCTGCCCCATTTGCGGCGGGTGGTTTTCATCGGTGACGAGACGCCGCCGGGGATGAGCAATTTCCGGGAAATCCTCTCGCTGGGGGAGGCCGCCGCCGATACCGAGCTTGCCGCGGTCGAGGCGACCCTCGACCGCCACGAGGTGATCAACATGCAATACACTTCGGGGACTACCGGTTTCCCGAAGGGGGTGATGCTGACCCATTTCAACGTTATCAACAACGGCTTCAATATCGGCGAGTGCATGAAGTTCACCGAGCGGGACCGCCTCTGCATCCCGGTGCCGTTCTTCCATTGCTTTGGCTGCGTCCTTGGCGTCATGGCCAGCGTGACCCACGGCACAACCATGGTGCCGGTGGAGACCTTCGATCCGCTCAGGGTGTTGCAGACGATCGAGAAAGAGCGCTGTACCGCGGTTCATGGCGTGCCGACCATGTTCATTGCCGAACTGGAACATCCCGACTTCGCGTCCTTTGACCTGTCCAGTCTCCGCACCGGCATCATGGCGGGCTCCGTCTGCCCTATCGAGGTGATGAAGCGGGCGGTCAAGGATATGAATCTGACTGAGATCACCAGCGTCTATGGCCAGACTGAATCTTCGCCCGGCATAACCCAGACCCGTACCGAGGACTCCATCGAGCTGCGGGTTTCGACGGTCGGCCGGGCACTCCCCGGCGCCGAGGTCAAGATCGTCGACATCGAAACCGGGGCCGAACTGCCGCCGGGAAAACAGGGGGAACTCTGCGCCCGGGGCTATATGGTTATGCGGGGATACTACAAGATGCCGGAAGAGACCGCCAAGGTGATTGACACCGACGGTTGGCTCCATACCGGCGATCTGGCGATAATGGACGAGAATGGCTATTGCAAGATCACCGGCCGGATCAAGCAGATGATCATCCGGGGCGGGGAGAACATCTATCCGCGCGAGATCGAAGAGTACCTTTACACCCATCCGGGAATTTCCGACGTGCAGGTCTACGGCGTCCCCGACCGAAAGTACGGCGAGCAGGTGATGGCGGCGGTGATTGTCAAAAAAGGAACGACGCTGACCGAAGATGACATCAGGAATTACTGCCGCGGCCGGATCGCCAACTACAAAATCCCCAAATACATCAAGTTCGTCGATACCTATCCGATGACCGCCTCGGGCAAGATCCAGAAGTTCAAGTTGCGCGAGATGGCCATCAAGGAGCTGGGGCTCGGCGATGACGGAGAACCGGTTTAG
- a CDS encoding M24 family metallopeptidase, which yields MRITPREELEYRIGKLQRFMAEAGLDAVIILQNADLFYFTGTIQNGTLYVPVEGEPLYMVRKDFPRARMESGLKEVVPFRSMKDIPPLLAEYGYRQPVRIGMEFDVLPVSFFERYRTVFPEASFADATPLVRRVRMVKSKYEIHILQDAAVQVEKVCQRACEVIRAGMTDLELAAELEFIARKEGHQGLVRMRAFNAELFYAHVFSGTDTAVPAYVDTPLGGLGLNPSFGQGAGYKRIEPNEPIIVDFAGCVDGYLVDQTRVFAIGGISAQLRQAYDDMLKVQARMMELTAPGVSWGDVYETCLALAVDLGYADSFMGNRGAQVSFIGHGIGIEIDEYPFIAKGFKEMLFEPGMVFAFEPKVVFPGEGAIGIENTFYLSHFEGLKQLTCSSQELTIL from the coding sequence ATGCGCATAACGCCACGTGAAGAACTCGAATACCGGATCGGCAAGCTGCAGCGCTTCATGGCGGAAGCCGGCCTCGATGCGGTCATCATTCTGCAGAATGCCGACCTGTTCTACTTTACCGGGACGATCCAGAACGGTACGCTCTATGTGCCGGTAGAGGGAGAGCCGCTCTACATGGTCCGGAAGGATTTTCCCCGGGCGAGGATGGAGTCGGGGTTGAAAGAGGTCGTGCCGTTCCGCTCCATGAAAGATATTCCGCCTCTGCTCGCCGAGTACGGCTATCGGCAGCCGGTCCGGATCGGCATGGAGTTCGACGTGCTGCCGGTCTCCTTTTTCGAGCGCTACCGTACGGTGTTTCCCGAGGCGTCGTTTGCCGATGCTACCCCGCTGGTCAGACGGGTGCGGATGGTGAAGAGCAAGTACGAAATTCATATCCTTCAGGATGCCGCCGTCCAGGTGGAGAAGGTCTGCCAGCGGGCCTGCGAGGTGATTCGCGCCGGGATGACCGACCTGGAACTGGCCGCCGAACTGGAATTCATCGCCCGAAAAGAGGGGCATCAGGGGCTGGTCAGGATGCGGGCGTTCAATGCCGAACTGTTCTATGCCCATGTCTTCTCCGGCACCGATACGGCGGTCCCGGCCTATGTCGATACCCCGCTCGGCGGTCTCGGCCTCAATCCCAGCTTCGGTCAGGGGGCGGGTTACAAGCGGATCGAGCCGAACGAGCCGATTATCGTCGACTTTGCCGGCTGCGTGGATGGCTATCTGGTGGATCAGACCAGGGTCTTTGCCATTGGCGGCATTTCAGCCCAGTTGCGCCAAGCGTACGACGACATGTTGAAAGTCCAGGCGCGGATGATGGAGCTGACGGCGCCGGGCGTGTCGTGGGGGGATGTCTACGAAACGTGTCTCGCCCTGGCCGTCGATCTCGGCTATGCCGACAGTTTCATGGGGAATCGCGGCGCCCAGGTTTCCTTCATCGGTCACGGGATCGGCATCGAAATCGACGAATATCCGTTTATTGCCAAAGGCTTCAAGGAGATGCTCTTTGAGCCGGGAATGGTCTTCGCGTTCGAGCCGAAGGTCGTTTTCCCCGGTGAAGGAGCTATCGGCATCGAAAATACCTTTTACCTTTCCCATTTCGAAGGGCTCAAACAGCTGACCTGCTCCAGTCAGGAACTGACTATCCTCTAG
- a CDS encoding citrate (Si)-synthase yields MSKLKEKLTQKIQEFRPRTTRLVKEFGKVLIDQVTIDQCIGGARDIRSLVTDISYLDPQEGIRFRGKTIPETFEALPKAAGSDYPTVEAFWSFLLTGDIPTQAEVDEVVAEFKERGKVPAYVFDAIRALPKDSHPMVMLSVGILALQKDSEFCKFYNSGKFNKMTCWEYMYEDASNLVARIAPIAAFIYRYKYKNDEQIAVDPSLDYGANFAHQIGQVKPYDDVARMYFILHSDHESGNVSAHTTHLVASALSDAYYAYSAGLNGLAGPLHGLANQEVLGWIMEFQKKLGEGVEPTKENVTKALWDTLNAGQVVPGYGHAVLRKTDPRYTSQREFCLKHLPNDPLFKLVSMIFEVAPGVLMEHGKAKNPWPNVDAQSGVIQWYYGVREWDFYTVLFGVGRALGCMANIVWDRGLGYAIERPKSVTTAMLEKWAEEGGRKF; encoded by the coding sequence ATGTCTAAACTGAAGGAAAAACTTACCCAGAAAATCCAGGAGTTCCGTCCCCGCACCACCAGACTGGTAAAAGAGTTCGGCAAGGTACTTATCGACCAGGTAACCATCGATCAGTGTATCGGCGGCGCCCGCGATATTCGCAGCCTCGTTACCGACATCTCCTATCTTGATCCCCAGGAAGGTATCCGCTTCCGTGGCAAGACCATCCCCGAGACCTTCGAAGCACTGCCCAAGGCTGCCGGCTCAGATTACCCGACTGTTGAGGCGTTCTGGTCCTTCCTGCTGACCGGTGATATCCCGACCCAGGCCGAGGTTGACGAAGTCGTCGCCGAATTCAAAGAGCGCGGCAAAGTCCCCGCGTATGTATTCGACGCCATCCGCGCCCTGCCGAAAGACAGCCATCCGATGGTCATGCTCTCCGTCGGTATCCTCGCCCTGCAGAAGGATTCGGAATTCTGCAAGTTCTACAACTCCGGCAAGTTCAACAAGATGACCTGCTGGGAATACATGTATGAAGACGCCAGCAATCTGGTTGCCCGCATTGCACCGATCGCCGCCTTCATCTATCGCTACAAATATAAGAATGACGAGCAGATCGCTGTCGATCCGAGCCTTGACTACGGGGCAAACTTCGCCCACCAGATCGGCCAGGTAAAACCGTATGACGACGTCGCCCGGATGTACTTCATCCTCCATTCCGACCATGAGTCCGGCAACGTGTCCGCCCACACCACCCACCTCGTTGCTTCGGCGCTGTCCGACGCCTACTATGCATACTCCGCCGGTCTGAACGGCCTGGCTGGCCCGCTCCACGGTCTGGCCAATCAGGAAGTGCTCGGCTGGATCATGGAATTCCAGAAAAAACTCGGCGAAGGCGTCGAGCCGACCAAGGAAAACGTCACCAAGGCGCTGTGGGACACCCTCAACGCCGGCCAGGTCGTTCCGGGTTACGGTCATGCCGTTCTCCGCAAGACCGACCCGCGTTACACCTCGCAGCGTGAGTTCTGCCTCAAGCATCTCCCGAACGACCCGCTCTTTAAACTGGTCAGCATGATCTTCGAAGTGGCCCCGGGCGTTCTGATGGAGCACGGCAAAGCCAAGAACCCCTGGCCGAACGTCGATGCCCAGTCTGGCGTCATCCAGTGGTACTATGGCGTTCGCGAGTGGGATTTCTACACTGTTCTGTTCGGTGTCGGCCGCGCCCTCGGCTGCATGGCCAACATCGTTTGGGACCGCGGTCTCGGTTATGCCATTGAGCGGCCGAAATCGGTCACGACCGCCATGCTCGAAAAATGGGCGGAAGAAGGCGGCCGGAAGTTCTAA
- the amrA gene encoding AmmeMemoRadiSam system protein A codes for MFTVNILTSERHVTTNLTKQEQETLITVARETIIHYIGERAIPPVADPGSGLRACRGCFVTLKQDGTLRGCIGSFVTDKPLYQTVQEMAIAAATRDPRFYPMKTADLDNFTLEISVLSPLEKISSIDEIEVGIHGIYLEKNHCRGVLLPQVAVEYGWDRLTFLGQTCLKAGLKRDDWQEGADIYIFSAQVFD; via the coding sequence TTGTTTACGGTCAACATTTTAACGTCGGAGCGGCACGTGACTACAAACCTGACAAAACAAGAGCAAGAAACCCTAATCACCGTTGCCAGAGAAACAATTATTCATTATATCGGAGAACGGGCCATCCCGCCGGTTGCCGACCCCGGCTCCGGCCTGCGGGCCTGCCGCGGGTGCTTTGTGACCCTGAAGCAGGACGGGACGCTGCGCGGCTGCATCGGCAGTTTCGTTACCGACAAGCCACTGTACCAGACCGTCCAGGAAATGGCCATAGCGGCCGCGACCCGCGACCCACGATTCTACCCGATGAAAACGGCAGATCTCGACAATTTCACCCTGGAAATTTCCGTATTGAGCCCATTGGAAAAAATTTCCTCCATCGATGAAATAGAGGTGGGCATCCACGGGATATACTTGGAAAAGAACCATTGCAGGGGCGTCCTGCTTCCGCAGGTTGCAGTGGAATATGGCTGGGACCGTTTGACCTTCCTGGGCCAGACCTGCCTCAAGGCCGGGCTCAAACGGGATGACTGGCAAGAAGGCGCCGATATTTACATTTTCAGCGCCCAGGTCTTCGACTGA